Proteins from one Camelina sativa cultivar DH55 chromosome 8, Cs, whole genome shotgun sequence genomic window:
- the LOC104707166 gene encoding mitogen-activated protein kinase kinase kinase 9-like isoform X1 — protein MKESSDKSPVRRHDTAKHNNSEAVSSSSSFTDTDSTCSLVTPSMEFPDRISFREMDLGEAGPSGVVLASSSTNRDVAELTRSESGDFTELLMPSESNEVGSLSTPARKLVPNEEIPLSPSSLMDRIVALMKKSSGRRGDKTSPGGKLKRSVAAKNIKYDAAEDPSLLTTRSLDFLNRTSFRVVGNDEGEMDRICNYFGVSRSEDFAISSDAWEARKKRSSSDVTNGFKSLDLDSNKVQAQDLSEPGPTGVVLDASNSMNLDITKLTPYDSRDIAVAGCGGLKGVRPPVLNLPPADNRVVDGGKVANRRGIGGGIKGVRPSVLKPPPVMKLPPLDLAGSSWDFLTHFAPESSTVRRPSSSSSSSENGCDEEEVRGDISIELEDRTDEACSFTTNECDSSSTVSNTSPIFVSGGPINTSWQKGQLMRQGSFGSVYEAISEDGDFFAVKEVSLLNQGSQAQECIQQVEEEIALLSQLQHQNIVRYRGSTKEGSNLYIFLELVSQGSLLKLYERYQLRDSVVSLYTRQILDGLRYLHDKGLVHRDIKCANILVDANGAVKLADFGLAKVSKLNDSKSCKGNPFWMAPEVINPKGNDVYGSPADIWSLGCTVLEMCTGQIPYSDLQPVQAHIRIEMGTLPDIPDTLSLDAQDFIVTCLKVNPEERPTAAELLNHPFVRRPLLSSGSGGSVSPLIRR, from the exons ATGAAGGAGTCGTCGGATAAGTCACCGGTGCGGCGACATGACACGGCGAAGCATAACAACTCTGAGGCAGTGTCTTCTTCTAGTTCCTTCACTGATACCGACTCGACTTGTTCCTTGGTGACGCCCTCAATGGAGTTCCCGGACCGCATCAGTTTCCGGGAAATGGATTTGGGAGAAGCAGGTCCTAGTGGTGTCGTTCTAGCTTCTAGTTCAACGAATCGGGACGTTGCTGAGTTGACTCGTTCCGAGTCTGGGGATTTTACTGAGTTGTTGATGCCTTCCGAGTCGAACGAGGTTGGGAGTTTAAGTACTCCGGCACGAAAGCTTGTTCCCAATGAAGAGATTCCCCTTTCACCATCTTCGCTGATGGATAGAATTGTAGCTCTTATGAAGAAATCGTCGGGACGAAGAGGAGATAAGACTAGTCCGGGCGGGAAGCTAAAGCGGAGTGTTGCGGCGAAGAATATCAAATATGATGCAGCTGAAGATCCTTCTTTGTTGACGACTCGTTCTTTGGATTTCCTGAATCGTACTAGTTTTCGAGTCGTAGGAAATGATGAAGGAGAAATGGATCGGATTTGTAATTATTTTGGTGTTTCTCGTTCTGAAGATTTTGCGATTTCTTCTGATGCTTGGGAAGCTCGTAAGAAGCGTTCCTCTTCAGATGTTACTAATGGGTTTAAGTCTCTTGACCTTGATAGTAACAAGGTTCAGGCTCAGGATTTGAGTGAACCAGGTCCTACTGGTGTTGTTCTTGATGCTTCTAACTCAATGAATCTGGACATTACTAAGTTAACCCCTTACGATTCTAGGGATATTGCGGTTGCTGGTTGTGGTGGACTCAAGGGGGTAAGACCACCAGTACTAAACCTTCCCCCTGCGGATAACAGAGTTGTTGATGGTGGTAAGGTAGCGAATAGGCGTGGTATTGGTGGGGGTATTAAGGGGGTAAGACCATCAGTACTTAAGCCTCCTCCGGTGATGAAGCTACCTCCACTTGATCTTGCGGGATCATCTTGGGATTTCCTTACTCATTTTGCTCCTGAAAGCTCAACAGTTAGGCggccaagttcttcttcttcttcttccgaaaaTGGCTGTGATGAAGAGGAAGTCCGGGGAGATATTTCTATCGAGTTGGAGGATAGGACTGATGAGGCATGCTCATTCACTACAAACGAGTGTGACTCCTCAAGTACAGTATCCAATACCTCGCCTATTTTTGTCTCCGGAGGACCTATCAATACTTCTTGGCAGAAGGGTCAACTTATGCGACAAGGATCATTTGGCTCTGTGTATGAAGCCATCTCAGA AGATGGGGACTTCTTTGCTGTCAAGGAAGTTTCACTTCTTAATCAGGGAAGTCAGGCACAAGAATGCATACAACAAGTTGAAGAG GAGATTGCACTACTTAGTCAGCTTCAGCATCAGAATATTGTGCGATATCGTGGCTCAACCAAG GAAGGATCGAATTTGTACATCTTTCTTGAGCTTGTATCCCAAGGGTCCCTACTAAAACTCTACGAAAGATACCAGCTTCGGGACTCTGTAGTCTCCTTGTACACAAGACAGATTCTTGACGGTTTGAGATATCTCCACGATAAAGGTCTTGTTCACAG GGACATCAAATGTGCAAATATATTGGTGGACGCTAATGGCGCCGTCAAACTTGCAGATTTTGGATTGGCAAAG GTGTCAAAGTTGAACGATAGTAAGTCCTGCAAGGGAAATCCATTTTGGATGGCTCCGGAG GTTATTAACCCTAAGGGTAATGATGTGTATGGAAGTCCAGCTGATATATGGAGCCTTGGGTGCACTGTGCTCGAAATGTGTACTGGCCAGATCCCTTACTCTGATCTACAACCG GTTCAAGCCCATATTAGGATCGAAATGGGTACGCTTCCAGACATACCGGATACTCTATCGCTAGATGCCCAGGATTTCATAGTTACATGTCTGAAAGTGAACCCGGAAGAGCGGCCAACTGCAGCTGAACTGCTGAACCATCCATTTGTGAGAAGGCCCTTACTATCCTCGGGCTCAG
- the LOC104707166 gene encoding mitogen-activated protein kinase kinase kinase 9-like isoform X2, translated as MKESSDKSPVRRHDTAKHNNSEAVSSSSSFTDTDSTCSLVTPSMEFPDRISFREMDLGEAGPSGVVLASSSTNRDVAELTRSESGDFTELLMPSESNEVGSLSTPARKLVPNEEIPLSPSSLMDRIVALMKKSSGRRGDKTSPGGKLKRSVAAKNIKYDAAEDPSLLTTRSLDFLNRTSFRVVGNDEGEMDRICNYFGVSRSEDFAISSDAWEARKKRSSSDVTNGFKSLDLDSNKVQAQDLSEPGPTGVVLDASNSMNLDITKLTPYDSRDIAVAGCGGLKGVRPPVLNLPPADNRVVDGGKVANRRGIGGGIKGVRPSVLKPPPVMKLPPLDLAGSSWDFLTHFAPESSTVRRPSSSSSSSENGCDEEEVRGDISIELEDRTDEACSFTTNECDSSSTVSNTSPIFVSGGPINTSWQKGQLMRQGSFGSVYEAISEDGDFFAVKEVSLLNQGSQAQECIQQVEEEIALLSQLQHQNIVRYRGSTKEGSNLYIFLELVSQGSLLKLYERYQLRDSVVSLYTRQILDGLRYLHDKGLVHRDIKCANILVDANGAVKLADFGLAKVINPKGNDVYGSPADIWSLGCTVLEMCTGQIPYSDLQPVQAHIRIEMGTLPDIPDTLSLDAQDFIVTCLKVNPEERPTAAELLNHPFVRRPLLSSGSGGSVSPLIRR; from the exons ATGAAGGAGTCGTCGGATAAGTCACCGGTGCGGCGACATGACACGGCGAAGCATAACAACTCTGAGGCAGTGTCTTCTTCTAGTTCCTTCACTGATACCGACTCGACTTGTTCCTTGGTGACGCCCTCAATGGAGTTCCCGGACCGCATCAGTTTCCGGGAAATGGATTTGGGAGAAGCAGGTCCTAGTGGTGTCGTTCTAGCTTCTAGTTCAACGAATCGGGACGTTGCTGAGTTGACTCGTTCCGAGTCTGGGGATTTTACTGAGTTGTTGATGCCTTCCGAGTCGAACGAGGTTGGGAGTTTAAGTACTCCGGCACGAAAGCTTGTTCCCAATGAAGAGATTCCCCTTTCACCATCTTCGCTGATGGATAGAATTGTAGCTCTTATGAAGAAATCGTCGGGACGAAGAGGAGATAAGACTAGTCCGGGCGGGAAGCTAAAGCGGAGTGTTGCGGCGAAGAATATCAAATATGATGCAGCTGAAGATCCTTCTTTGTTGACGACTCGTTCTTTGGATTTCCTGAATCGTACTAGTTTTCGAGTCGTAGGAAATGATGAAGGAGAAATGGATCGGATTTGTAATTATTTTGGTGTTTCTCGTTCTGAAGATTTTGCGATTTCTTCTGATGCTTGGGAAGCTCGTAAGAAGCGTTCCTCTTCAGATGTTACTAATGGGTTTAAGTCTCTTGACCTTGATAGTAACAAGGTTCAGGCTCAGGATTTGAGTGAACCAGGTCCTACTGGTGTTGTTCTTGATGCTTCTAACTCAATGAATCTGGACATTACTAAGTTAACCCCTTACGATTCTAGGGATATTGCGGTTGCTGGTTGTGGTGGACTCAAGGGGGTAAGACCACCAGTACTAAACCTTCCCCCTGCGGATAACAGAGTTGTTGATGGTGGTAAGGTAGCGAATAGGCGTGGTATTGGTGGGGGTATTAAGGGGGTAAGACCATCAGTACTTAAGCCTCCTCCGGTGATGAAGCTACCTCCACTTGATCTTGCGGGATCATCTTGGGATTTCCTTACTCATTTTGCTCCTGAAAGCTCAACAGTTAGGCggccaagttcttcttcttcttcttccgaaaaTGGCTGTGATGAAGAGGAAGTCCGGGGAGATATTTCTATCGAGTTGGAGGATAGGACTGATGAGGCATGCTCATTCACTACAAACGAGTGTGACTCCTCAAGTACAGTATCCAATACCTCGCCTATTTTTGTCTCCGGAGGACCTATCAATACTTCTTGGCAGAAGGGTCAACTTATGCGACAAGGATCATTTGGCTCTGTGTATGAAGCCATCTCAGA AGATGGGGACTTCTTTGCTGTCAAGGAAGTTTCACTTCTTAATCAGGGAAGTCAGGCACAAGAATGCATACAACAAGTTGAAGAG GAGATTGCACTACTTAGTCAGCTTCAGCATCAGAATATTGTGCGATATCGTGGCTCAACCAAG GAAGGATCGAATTTGTACATCTTTCTTGAGCTTGTATCCCAAGGGTCCCTACTAAAACTCTACGAAAGATACCAGCTTCGGGACTCTGTAGTCTCCTTGTACACAAGACAGATTCTTGACGGTTTGAGATATCTCCACGATAAAGGTCTTGTTCACAG GGACATCAAATGTGCAAATATATTGGTGGACGCTAATGGCGCCGTCAAACTTGCAGATTTTGGATTGGCAAAG GTTATTAACCCTAAGGGTAATGATGTGTATGGAAGTCCAGCTGATATATGGAGCCTTGGGTGCACTGTGCTCGAAATGTGTACTGGCCAGATCCCTTACTCTGATCTACAACCG GTTCAAGCCCATATTAGGATCGAAATGGGTACGCTTCCAGACATACCGGATACTCTATCGCTAGATGCCCAGGATTTCATAGTTACATGTCTGAAAGTGAACCCGGAAGAGCGGCCAACTGCAGCTGAACTGCTGAACCATCCATTTGTGAGAAGGCCCTTACTATCCTCGGGCTCAG
- the LOC104707166 gene encoding mitogen-activated protein kinase kinase kinase 9-like isoform X3, with protein sequence MKESSDKSPVRRHDTAKHNNSEAVSSSSSFTDTDSTCSLVTPSMEFPDRISFREMDLGEAGPSGVVLASSSTNRDVAELTRSESGDFTELLMPSESNEVGSLSTPARKLVPNEEIPLSPSSLMDRIVALMKKSSGRRGDKTSPGGKLKRSVAAKNIKYDAAEDPSLLTTRSLDFLNRTSFRVVGNDEGEMDRICNYFGVSRSEDFAISSDAWEARKKRSSSDVTNGFKSLDLDSNKVQAQDLSEPGPTGVVLDASNSMNLDITKLTPYDSRDIAVAGCGGLKGVRPPVLNLPPADNRVVDGGKVANRRGIGGGIKGVRPSVLKPPPVMKLPPLDLAGSSWDFLTHFAPESSTVRRPSSSSSSSENGCDEEEVRGDISIELEDRTDEACSFTTNECDSSSTVSNTSPIFVSGGPINTSWQKGQLMRQGSFGSVYEAISEDGDFFAVKEVSLLNQGSQAQECIQQVEEEIALLSQLQHQNIVRYRGSTKEGSNLYIFLELVSQGSLLKLYERYQLRDSVVSLYTRQILDGLRYLHDKGLVHRDIKCANILVDANGAVKLADFGLAKVSKLNDSKSCKGNPFWMAPEVIVLGSLFWIV encoded by the exons ATGAAGGAGTCGTCGGATAAGTCACCGGTGCGGCGACATGACACGGCGAAGCATAACAACTCTGAGGCAGTGTCTTCTTCTAGTTCCTTCACTGATACCGACTCGACTTGTTCCTTGGTGACGCCCTCAATGGAGTTCCCGGACCGCATCAGTTTCCGGGAAATGGATTTGGGAGAAGCAGGTCCTAGTGGTGTCGTTCTAGCTTCTAGTTCAACGAATCGGGACGTTGCTGAGTTGACTCGTTCCGAGTCTGGGGATTTTACTGAGTTGTTGATGCCTTCCGAGTCGAACGAGGTTGGGAGTTTAAGTACTCCGGCACGAAAGCTTGTTCCCAATGAAGAGATTCCCCTTTCACCATCTTCGCTGATGGATAGAATTGTAGCTCTTATGAAGAAATCGTCGGGACGAAGAGGAGATAAGACTAGTCCGGGCGGGAAGCTAAAGCGGAGTGTTGCGGCGAAGAATATCAAATATGATGCAGCTGAAGATCCTTCTTTGTTGACGACTCGTTCTTTGGATTTCCTGAATCGTACTAGTTTTCGAGTCGTAGGAAATGATGAAGGAGAAATGGATCGGATTTGTAATTATTTTGGTGTTTCTCGTTCTGAAGATTTTGCGATTTCTTCTGATGCTTGGGAAGCTCGTAAGAAGCGTTCCTCTTCAGATGTTACTAATGGGTTTAAGTCTCTTGACCTTGATAGTAACAAGGTTCAGGCTCAGGATTTGAGTGAACCAGGTCCTACTGGTGTTGTTCTTGATGCTTCTAACTCAATGAATCTGGACATTACTAAGTTAACCCCTTACGATTCTAGGGATATTGCGGTTGCTGGTTGTGGTGGACTCAAGGGGGTAAGACCACCAGTACTAAACCTTCCCCCTGCGGATAACAGAGTTGTTGATGGTGGTAAGGTAGCGAATAGGCGTGGTATTGGTGGGGGTATTAAGGGGGTAAGACCATCAGTACTTAAGCCTCCTCCGGTGATGAAGCTACCTCCACTTGATCTTGCGGGATCATCTTGGGATTTCCTTACTCATTTTGCTCCTGAAAGCTCAACAGTTAGGCggccaagttcttcttcttcttcttccgaaaaTGGCTGTGATGAAGAGGAAGTCCGGGGAGATATTTCTATCGAGTTGGAGGATAGGACTGATGAGGCATGCTCATTCACTACAAACGAGTGTGACTCCTCAAGTACAGTATCCAATACCTCGCCTATTTTTGTCTCCGGAGGACCTATCAATACTTCTTGGCAGAAGGGTCAACTTATGCGACAAGGATCATTTGGCTCTGTGTATGAAGCCATCTCAGA AGATGGGGACTTCTTTGCTGTCAAGGAAGTTTCACTTCTTAATCAGGGAAGTCAGGCACAAGAATGCATACAACAAGTTGAAGAG GAGATTGCACTACTTAGTCAGCTTCAGCATCAGAATATTGTGCGATATCGTGGCTCAACCAAG GAAGGATCGAATTTGTACATCTTTCTTGAGCTTGTATCCCAAGGGTCCCTACTAAAACTCTACGAAAGATACCAGCTTCGGGACTCTGTAGTCTCCTTGTACACAAGACAGATTCTTGACGGTTTGAGATATCTCCACGATAAAGGTCTTGTTCACAG GGACATCAAATGTGCAAATATATTGGTGGACGCTAATGGCGCCGTCAAACTTGCAGATTTTGGATTGGCAAAG GTGTCAAAGTTGAACGATAGTAAGTCCTGCAAGGGAAATCCATTTTGGATGGCTCCGGAGGTCATTGTTTTGGGATCCCTGTTTTGGATTGTGTGA
- the LOC104707165 gene encoding mitogen-activated protein kinase kinase kinase 1-like: MDRIIARMKKSSGRRADKTTPVRRLERRDAARHINYDAASCSSSSAEDLSVSTSSLMTRSLEFPDRTSFRIGGGEGEMDRIYQSLGVSGPDDLAISFDAWEACKKRSSSDVLNRFKSFELDSHKIQPQDWSEAGPSGGVVVASTNSTNRDITKLTRSESRDIGDFTEFIMPSESSEIGNLSTPVDKEVVVDGGTVENRRGIERKPTILVKSKGYLVPNDVVPVGGGIKGVRPPVLKPPPSMKRPPIDLHGSSWDFLTQFAPAETVARPSTSSSSENGCVEEEAREEELETEEKGAMLGDTADEACSFTTNECDTSSTVSNTSPIYASGGSIITSWQKGQLLGRGSFGSVYEGISGDGDFFAVKEVSLLDQGSQAKECIQQLEGEIALLSQLQHQNIVRYRGTAKDGSNLYIFLELVTQGSLLKLYQRYQLRYSVVSLYTRQILDGLKYLHDKGFIHRDIKCANILVDANGAVKLADFGLAKVSKLNDIKSCKGTPFWMAPEVINLKRNDGYGSPADIWSLGCTVLEMLTGQIPYSDLEPVQALFRIGRGTLPEIPDTLSQDARHFIIKCLKVNPDERPTAAELLNHPFVRRLLPSLGSGGSGSGSPLVRR; this comes from the exons ATGGATAGAATTATAGCTCGTATGAAGAAATCATCGGGACGAAGAGCAGATAAGACTACTCCGGTACGGCGGTTAGAGCGGCGTGATGCGGCGAGGCATATCAATTATGATGCTGCGTCTTGTTCTAGTTCGTCAGCTGAAGATCTTTCAGTTTCGACTTCTTCGTTGATGACTCGTTCTCTTGAGTTCCCGGATCGTACTAGTTTCCGAATCGGAGGAGGTGAGGGAGAAATGGATCGGATTTATCAGTCTCTTGGTGTTTCTGGTCCTGATGATTTGGCGATTTCTTTTGATGCTTGGGAGGCTTGTAAGAAGCGTTCTTCTTCAGATGTTCTTAATAGGTTTAAGTCTTTTGAGCTTGATAGTCACAAGATTCAGCCTCAGGATTGGAGTGAAGCTGGTCCTAgtggtggtgttgttgttgcttccaCCAATTCAACGAATCGGGACATTACTAAATTGACTCGTTCCGAGTCTAGGGATATTGGGGATTTTACTGAGTTTATTATGCCTTCCGAGTCTAGTGAGATTGGGAATTTAAGCACTCCAGTGGATAAGGAAGTTGTTGTTGACGGTGGTACGGTAGAGAACAGGCGTGGTATAGAACGAAAACCTACTATTTTGGTGAAGTCGAAAGGGTATCTTGTTCCCAATGATGTGGTGCCTGTTGGTGGTGGTATAAAAGGGGTAAGACCACCAGTACTTAAGCCTCCTCCATCCATGAAACGACCTCCTATTGATCTTCACGGCTCATCTTGGGATTTCCTTACGCAATTTGCTCCAGCTGAAACAGTTGCGCGACCGagtacctcttcttcttccgaaaaTGGATGTGTTGAAGAGGAAGCTAGGGAAGAGGAATTGGAAACGGAAGAGAAGGGAGCTATGTTGGGAGATACGGCCGATGAGGCATGCTCATTCACTACAAACGAGTGTGACACCTCTAGTACAGTATCAAATACTTCGCCGATTTATGCCTCTGGAGGATCTATCATCACTTCTTGGCAAAAGGGTCAACTTCTCGGACGAGGATCATTTGGCTCTGTGTATGAAGGCATTTCAGG AGATGGGGACTTCTTTGCTGTCAAGGAAGTTTCACTACTTGATCAGGGAAGTCAAGCAAAAGAGTGCATACAACAACTTGAGGGG GAGATTGCGCTTCTCAGTCAGCTACAACATCAAAATATTGTACGATATCGTGGCACAGCCAAG GACGGGTCGAATTTGTACATCTTTCTTGAGCTTGTAACCCAAGGGTCCCTTCTAAAACTTTACCAAAGATACCAGCTACGGTACTCTGTAGTCTCCTTGTACACCAGACAAATTCTTGACGGTTTGAAATATCTCCACGATAAAGGTTTTATTCACAG GGACATCAAATGTGCAAATATATTGGTGGACGCTAATGGCGCCGTCAAACTTGCAGATTTTGGTTTGGCAAAG gtGTCAAAGTTAAACGACATTAAGTCCTGCAAGGGAACTCCATTTTGGATGGCTCCAGAG GTTATTAACCTCAAGCGTAATGATGGGTATGGAAGTCCAGCTGATAT ATGGAGCCTTGGATGCACTGTGTTGGAGATGTTGACCGGTCAGATCCCTTACTCCGATCTAGAACCC GTTCAAGCCCTGTTTAGGATCGGAAGGGGTACGCTTCCAGAAATACCTGATACTCTATCACAAGACGCTCGCCATTTCATAATTAAGTGTCTCAAAGTGAACCCGGATGAGCGACCAACAGCAGCTGAACTGCTGAACCATCCATTTGTGAGAAGGCTCTTACCATCCTTGGGCTCAGGAGGCTCAGGATCAGGGTCTCCGCTTGTCCGTAGATGA